In one Umezawaea sp. Da 62-37 genomic region, the following are encoded:
- a CDS encoding aminoglycoside phosphotransferase family protein, producing MDALPERVDRLTRRWDLTVVRPLPGGTSHTLFCHRGGTTPVVLKVIPDPDIAVQEHAALTRWADTPNVVDLVDADLDEGALLLEGLLPGGPARTVTAGQVAELLDALHRPPADGFRPLADRIDLMFTLLRRRVPGYYDRAHAAALELAEDPVPKVLLHGDLHPGNVLDAGPRGLVAIDPRPCAGDPAFDAVDHAFEGEDLYTRVQELSGVVDGDRLLAWCRALSVFSPAWHRVIHPGGR from the coding sequence GTGGACGCCCTGCCGGAGCGGGTGGACAGGCTGACCCGCCGCTGGGACCTGACCGTGGTGCGGCCCCTGCCGGGCGGCACGTCGCACACCCTGTTCTGCCACCGCGGTGGTACCACACCCGTGGTGCTCAAGGTGATCCCCGATCCGGACATCGCCGTGCAGGAGCACGCGGCCCTCACCAGGTGGGCCGACACCCCGAACGTGGTGGACCTGGTGGACGCCGACCTCGACGAGGGCGCGCTGCTGCTGGAGGGGTTGTTACCCGGCGGACCGGCCCGCACCGTCACCGCCGGGCAGGTGGCGGAACTGCTCGACGCCCTGCACCGGCCACCGGCCGACGGGTTCCGGCCGCTGGCCGACCGGATCGACCTGATGTTCACCCTGCTGCGCCGCCGCGTCCCCGGCTACTACGACCGCGCCCACGCCGCCGCCCTGGAACTGGCCGAGGACCCGGTGCCGAAGGTGCTGCTGCACGGCGACCTGCACCCCGGCAACGTCCTGGACGCCGGGCCGCGGGGACTGGTGGCGATCGACCCGCGGCCGTGCGCGGGGGACCCGGCGTTCGACGCGGTGGACCACGCCTTCGAGGGCGAGGACCTCTACACGCGCGTGCAGGAGCTGTCCGGGGTGGTGGACGGCGACCGGTTGCTCGCGTGGTGCCGGGCGCTGTCGGTGTTCTCCCCGGCGTGGCACCGCGTCATCCATCCGGGTGGCCGCTAA
- a CDS encoding NAD(P)-binding domain-containing protein, translating to MRIAILGTGAVGRALAGRLVELGHDVTAGTRDVDTTRARPGWGAGSPGLAGFAEAAAGAELVVHACGGSAALDVLVAAGADNLAGKVLLDVSNPLDFSGGFPPSLFVKDTDSLAERIQRTFPATRVVKSLNTVTAELMVAPDAAGAEITMFVAGDDPDAKAVVVGLLRDFGWRDVLDLGDLTGARAMEMHLPLWLRLSGTLGTSSFGVKVVR from the coding sequence ATGAGGATCGCGATCCTGGGGACGGGTGCCGTGGGGCGCGCGTTGGCCGGGCGGCTGGTGGAGCTGGGGCACGACGTGACCGCGGGGACGCGGGACGTGGACACCACGCGGGCGCGGCCGGGGTGGGGCGCGGGGTCACCGGGGCTGGCGGGTTTCGCGGAAGCGGCGGCGGGCGCGGAGCTGGTGGTGCACGCCTGCGGCGGGTCGGCGGCGCTGGACGTGCTGGTCGCGGCCGGGGCGGACAACCTGGCGGGCAAGGTGCTGCTGGACGTGTCGAACCCGCTGGACTTCTCCGGCGGCTTTCCGCCGTCGTTGTTCGTGAAGGACACCGACTCGTTGGCCGAGCGGATCCAGCGGACGTTCCCGGCGACGCGGGTGGTGAAGTCGCTCAACACGGTGACCGCGGAGCTGATGGTCGCCCCCGACGCCGCGGGCGCGGAGATCACGATGTTCGTCGCCGGTGACGACCCCGACGCCAAGGCCGTCGTGGTGGGGCTGCTGCGCGACTTCGGCTGGCGGGACGTCCTGGACCTCGGCGACCTGACCGGGGCGCGGGCCATGGAGATGCACCTGCCGTTGTGGCTGCGGCTCTCCGGCACCCTCGGGACGTCGTCGTTCGGCGTGAAGGTCGTCCGCTGA
- a CDS encoding GNAT family N-acetyltransferase produces MNDVVELREVNESDVLAFFEHQRDPESTWMAAFTAEDPTDRVAFLLKWTRILTDNTSVARTVLFNGYVVGHVLAFVEFGAPEVSYWIDPRYWGMGLASAALSSFLDEVLTRPLYARAVKDNYGSLRVLEKCGFLVVGEDQGFAEGRGEEVEEYILRLD; encoded by the coding sequence GTGAACGACGTCGTCGAGCTGCGCGAGGTGAACGAGTCCGACGTACTCGCGTTCTTCGAGCACCAACGTGATCCCGAGTCGACCTGGATGGCCGCGTTCACGGCCGAGGATCCCACCGATCGGGTGGCGTTCCTGCTGAAGTGGACGCGGATCCTGACCGACAACACCAGTGTCGCGCGCACGGTCCTGTTCAACGGGTACGTGGTCGGGCACGTGCTCGCGTTCGTGGAGTTCGGCGCGCCCGAGGTGTCCTACTGGATCGACCCGCGCTACTGGGGCATGGGCCTGGCCAGCGCGGCGCTGTCGAGCTTCCTCGACGAGGTGTTGACGCGGCCCCTGTACGCGCGGGCGGTGAAGGACAACTACGGGTCGCTGCGCGTGCTGGAGAAGTGCGGTTTCCTGGTGGTCGGCGAGGATCAGGGGTTTGCCGAAGGTCGTGGCGAAGAGGTGGAGGAGTACATCCTCCGACTCGACTGA
- a CDS encoding SCO1664 family protein, giving the protein MLPGDEGASDLLTRGRIEVEGRLVDASNATLFCAISLDGVAAKCVYKPVRGERPLWDFPDGTLAGREVSAYLISEASGLGVVPPTVLRPGPFGSGMVQLWVDTVEDGDLVDVVAESEVRPGWRTVLHAHDRYGDPAVLVHADHERMRVMAAFDAVVNNADRKGGHVLHAVDGSVYGVDHGICLHTEDKLRTVLWGWLGEQLPSEAIDGLRRLRSELDGALGDALHDHLTRGEVRALVERTEKLLVAGTFPAPSSEWPSIPWPAF; this is encoded by the coding sequence GTGCTGCCCGGTGACGAGGGCGCGTCGGACCTGCTGACGCGCGGGCGGATCGAGGTCGAGGGCCGCCTGGTCGACGCGTCGAACGCGACGCTGTTCTGCGCGATCTCGCTGGACGGCGTGGCGGCGAAGTGCGTCTACAAGCCGGTGCGGGGCGAGCGGCCGCTGTGGGACTTCCCGGACGGGACCCTGGCTGGGCGCGAGGTGTCGGCGTACCTGATCTCGGAGGCTTCGGGGCTGGGCGTGGTGCCGCCGACGGTGCTGCGGCCCGGTCCGTTCGGCAGCGGGATGGTGCAGCTGTGGGTGGACACCGTCGAGGACGGCGACCTGGTGGACGTCGTCGCCGAGTCGGAGGTGCGGCCGGGGTGGCGCACCGTGCTGCACGCGCACGACCGCTACGGCGATCCGGCGGTGCTGGTGCACGCCGACCACGAGCGGATGCGGGTGATGGCGGCGTTCGACGCGGTGGTGAACAACGCCGACCGCAAGGGCGGGCACGTGCTGCACGCGGTGGACGGGTCGGTGTACGGGGTGGACCACGGGATCTGCCTGCACACCGAGGACAAGCTCAGGACGGTCCTGTGGGGGTGGCTGGGTGAACAACTCCCCTCGGAGGCGATCGATGGTCTGCGACGTCTGCGTTCGGAACTCGACGGTGCGCTGGGCGACGCCCTGCACGACCACCTCACCCGCGGCGAGGTCCGCGCACTGGTGGAGCGAACCGAGAAACTGCTGGTCGCGGGCACTTTCCCGGCACCGTCGTCGGAGTGGCCGTCGATCCCGTGGCCCGCTTTCTGA
- a CDS encoding DUF3090 domain-containing protein, with the protein MSRVIHVFRQPDRFVAGTVGQPGDRMFYLQASEEARMVSVALEKQQVSVLAERISSLLEEVHRRFGADVPDDTPPDLRDTEPLTAPVEEEFKVGTMGLGWDAESSAVVIELLAITEEEVDEAVVLDDTEEGPDAVRVFLSPSEARAFAERADRVVNAGRKPCPLCSEPLDPDGHVCPRQNGYRRTEES; encoded by the coding sequence ATGTCACGGGTCATTCACGTATTCCGCCAGCCCGACCGGTTCGTCGCCGGAACAGTCGGGCAGCCAGGCGACCGCATGTTCTACCTCCAGGCCTCCGAGGAGGCCCGGATGGTGAGCGTCGCGCTGGAGAAGCAACAGGTCTCGGTCCTCGCCGAGCGCATCTCGTCGCTGCTGGAGGAGGTGCACCGCCGGTTCGGCGCGGACGTCCCCGACGACACCCCTCCGGATCTTCGGGACACCGAACCGCTGACGGCGCCGGTGGAGGAGGAGTTCAAGGTCGGCACGATGGGGCTGGGCTGGGACGCCGAGTCCAGCGCGGTCGTCATCGAACTGCTCGCGATCACCGAGGAGGAGGTCGACGAGGCGGTGGTGCTCGACGACACCGAGGAGGGGCCGGACGCGGTCCGGGTGTTCCTCTCGCCGTCGGAGGCGCGGGCGTTCGCCGAGCGGGCCGACCGGGTGGTGAACGCGGGTCGCAAGCCGTGTCCGTTGTGCTCGGAGCCGTTGGACCCGGATGGTCACGTGTGTCCGCGGCAGAACGGCTACCGGCGCACCGAGGAGAGCTGA
- a CDS encoding prolyl oligopeptidase family serine peptidase has product MGKIASCGTWTSPIGSADVAEAGGGLQWIDVHRGTPWWATSRPEEGGRVGLVRDGVDLLPAPWNVRNRVHEYGGRPFVVLDTPGGERVAFTDWADQRVHLMDPADPDPTPLTPEPERHHGWRYSDLTAGPDDTEVWCVRETVTGDARTDIRRDLVAIPLDGSPVRVLAASHHFMTGPRLSPDGRHFAWLGWNHPDMPWDGTELCVAEVGSTEHRVIAGGRTEAVCQIEWETDNALLAVTDPDGWWNLHRVGIDGSRKNLAPTADELGGPVWRLGHRYFAVIAPGRYLVLRGTRLAVLDERTATITDVDTDLPVWTSQLHVHDGVVHAGAAGPLEETAVVRLDLSNGDLTRLTGHDGPTVDEAYLPIPVERVFTGADGQDIPAYVYAPRNPDHTAPEGERPPYLVHVHGGPTSRATPVLDIDFAYFTSRGIGVVSVNYGGSTGYGRAFRERLREQWGVVDVNDCATVAQALADEGTADPDRLAIRGGSAGGWTAAASMTTVKTYRCAMIAFPILDLDGWTGDGGETHDFESRYVEGLVGALPEAALRYAERSPGNRVAHLEGPVLLLQGLEDEICPPAQADRFIAALDGTGVPHAYLTFEGEQHGFRKADTIATAIEAELSFYGQVFGFTPPGVPVLELRR; this is encoded by the coding sequence GTGGGGAAGATCGCATCGTGCGGAACGTGGACATCGCCCATCGGCTCGGCCGACGTAGCCGAGGCGGGCGGTGGGCTCCAGTGGATCGACGTGCACCGGGGCACACCCTGGTGGGCCACCAGCCGCCCGGAGGAGGGCGGCCGGGTCGGCCTGGTCCGCGACGGCGTCGACCTCCTCCCCGCGCCGTGGAACGTGCGCAACCGGGTGCACGAGTACGGCGGACGCCCCTTCGTGGTCCTCGACACACCCGGAGGCGAGCGGGTCGCCTTCACCGACTGGGCCGACCAGCGCGTCCACCTCATGGACCCCGCCGACCCGGACCCGACGCCGCTCACCCCCGAACCCGAACGCCACCACGGCTGGCGCTACTCCGACCTCACCGCCGGGCCCGACGACACCGAGGTCTGGTGCGTCCGCGAGACCGTCACCGGTGACGCCCGCACCGACATCCGCCGCGACCTGGTCGCCATCCCCCTGGACGGGTCGCCCGTCCGGGTCCTCGCGGCCAGCCACCACTTCATGACCGGCCCCCGGCTCAGCCCCGACGGTCGCCACTTCGCCTGGCTCGGCTGGAACCACCCGGACATGCCGTGGGACGGCACCGAGCTGTGCGTCGCCGAGGTCGGCTCCACCGAGCACAGGGTCATCGCGGGCGGGCGCACCGAAGCCGTCTGCCAGATCGAGTGGGAGACCGACAACGCCCTGCTCGCCGTCACCGACCCCGACGGCTGGTGGAACCTGCACCGCGTCGGCATCGACGGCAGCCGCAAGAACCTCGCCCCCACCGCGGACGAGCTGGGCGGCCCCGTGTGGCGGCTCGGCCACCGCTACTTCGCCGTCATCGCCCCCGGCCGCTACCTCGTCCTGCGCGGCACCCGGCTCGCCGTCCTCGACGAGCGCACCGCCACCATCACCGACGTCGACACCGACCTCCCCGTCTGGACCTCCCAGCTCCACGTCCACGACGGCGTCGTGCACGCCGGCGCCGCGGGCCCGCTCGAGGAGACCGCCGTCGTGCGCCTCGACCTGTCCAACGGCGACCTCACCCGCCTCACCGGGCACGACGGCCCCACCGTCGACGAGGCCTACCTGCCCATCCCGGTCGAGCGCGTCTTCACCGGCGCCGACGGCCAGGACATCCCGGCCTACGTCTACGCGCCCCGCAACCCCGACCACACCGCGCCCGAGGGCGAGCGCCCGCCCTACCTCGTGCACGTCCACGGCGGCCCCACCAGCCGCGCCACCCCGGTCCTGGACATCGACTTCGCCTACTTCACCAGCCGCGGCATCGGCGTCGTCTCGGTCAACTACGGGGGCTCCACCGGCTACGGCCGCGCGTTCCGCGAACGGCTGCGCGAGCAGTGGGGCGTCGTCGACGTCAACGACTGCGCCACCGTCGCCCAGGCGCTCGCCGACGAGGGCACCGCCGACCCCGACCGCCTGGCCATCCGCGGCGGCAGCGCGGGCGGCTGGACCGCCGCCGCGTCCATGACCACGGTGAAGACCTACCGGTGCGCCATGATCGCCTTCCCCATCCTCGACCTCGACGGCTGGACCGGCGACGGCGGCGAGACCCACGACTTCGAGTCCCGCTACGTCGAGGGCCTCGTCGGCGCGCTCCCCGAGGCCGCCCTGCGCTACGCCGAACGCTCGCCCGGCAACCGCGTGGCCCACCTCGAGGGCCCCGTCCTGCTCCTGCAGGGCCTCGAGGACGAGATCTGCCCGCCCGCGCAGGCGGACCGGTTCATCGCCGCGCTCGACGGCACCGGCGTCCCCCACGCCTACCTCACCTTCGAGGGCGAGCAGCACGGCTTCCGCAAAGCCGACACCATCGCCACCGCCATCGAGGCCGAGCTCTCCTTCTACGGCCAGGTCTTCGGCTTCACCCCTCCCGGCGTGCCCGTCCTGGAACTGCGCAGGTGA
- a CDS encoding LD-carboxypeptidase yields the protein MTHAPRRPPPLRAGDRVTVVAPAGPTPVGMLTAGVAVLRTWGLDVRVAPHVLDRHPELPYLAGHDTDRAGDVHDAWHDPDVKAVICARGGYGSQRTQDHLDWAAIAAAPPKAFAGSSDITALHTAFTTLGDTATLFAPMIATRGFVHDVQAQEHLRRALFTPAAERVLTRPTAGTLVPGTARGTTTGGCATLVAFDPTTPPPGSIALLEDIDEDLYALDRVLTNLLRRGWFDTVTGIALGSWSGCGDVNDLALERLGPLGVPIIADLGFGHCGGQLTIPMGVPVELDADRATLTVLDDGRA from the coding sequence GTGACCCATGCGCCACGCCGCCCGCCGCCCCTGCGCGCGGGCGACCGGGTGACCGTCGTCGCGCCCGCCGGGCCGACCCCGGTGGGCATGCTCACCGCCGGGGTCGCCGTCCTCCGGACGTGGGGACTCGACGTCCGCGTCGCGCCCCACGTCCTGGACCGGCACCCCGAGCTGCCCTACCTGGCTGGCCACGACACCGACCGCGCCGGGGACGTCCACGACGCCTGGCACGACCCGGACGTCAAGGCCGTCATCTGCGCGCGCGGCGGCTACGGCAGCCAGCGCACCCAGGACCACCTCGACTGGGCCGCGATCGCCGCCGCCCCGCCCAAGGCGTTCGCGGGCTCCAGCGACATCACCGCGCTGCACACCGCCTTCACCACCCTCGGCGACACCGCCACGCTCTTCGCCCCGATGATCGCCACCCGCGGTTTCGTCCACGACGTCCAAGCCCAGGAGCACCTCCGCCGCGCCCTGTTCACCCCCGCGGCCGAACGCGTCCTCACCCGCCCCACCGCGGGCACCCTCGTCCCCGGAACGGCGCGCGGCACCACCACCGGCGGCTGCGCCACCCTGGTCGCCTTCGACCCCACCACCCCGCCGCCGGGATCCATCGCCCTGCTCGAGGACATTGACGAAGACCTCTACGCCCTCGACCGCGTCCTCACCAACCTGCTGCGCCGAGGCTGGTTCGACACCGTCACCGGCATCGCGCTCGGCAGCTGGTCCGGCTGCGGCGACGTCAACGACCTCGCCCTGGAACGGCTCGGCCCGCTCGGCGTCCCGATCATCGCCGACCTCGGCTTCGGCCACTGCGGAGGCCAGCTCACCATCCCCATGGGCGTGCCGGTGGAACTCGACGCCGACCGGGCGACCCTCACCGTGCTGGACGACGGCCGGGCGTGA
- a CDS encoding LuxR C-terminal-related transcriptional regulator translates to MCGDTSRRSADAATVPLFRSDGRGGTRVFGMLSIQSYTPGAFDDNAVRAVEWLADLLARALGRDHDDREALQRLPAGDQPTYPVTSDHVVEYLSSRVAGIRGIAEHARTDPHSDYLAAIVRACEQIQSELMEMALDVDDGPEQRFLSLTPVEQGIAVHLANGLDNEHLAAELGRSPHTVKTHLRNIFRKYGMGTRLQVADDVRRHLAR, encoded by the coding sequence ATGTGCGGCGACACCAGCAGGCGATCCGCCGACGCGGCCACCGTCCCCCTGTTCCGCTCCGACGGCCGCGGGGGCACCCGCGTGTTCGGGATGCTGTCCATCCAGAGCTACACACCCGGTGCCTTCGACGACAACGCCGTCCGCGCCGTCGAGTGGCTGGCCGACCTCCTCGCCCGCGCGCTCGGCCGCGACCACGACGACCGCGAAGCCCTCCAGCGATTACCCGCGGGCGACCAGCCGACCTACCCGGTCACCTCAGACCACGTCGTCGAGTACCTCTCCTCCCGCGTGGCCGGGATCCGCGGCATCGCCGAGCACGCCCGCACCGACCCGCACAGCGACTACCTCGCGGCCATCGTGCGCGCCTGCGAGCAGATCCAGTCCGAGCTGATGGAGATGGCGCTCGACGTCGACGACGGCCCCGAGCAGCGCTTCCTGTCGTTGACCCCGGTCGAGCAGGGGATCGCCGTGCACCTGGCGAACGGCCTGGACAACGAGCACCTCGCCGCCGAACTCGGGCGCAGCCCGCACACCGTCAAGACCCACCTGCGCAACATCTTCCGCAAGTACGGGATGGGCACCCGCCTCCAAGTGGCCGACGACGTCCGCAGGCACCTGGCCCGCTAA